ACTACCAATTCCTCGCCCTGCTCCTCTTCCATCAAGAGCTGCTTCTGTCCAAACTCCTCAGTGATTTCGACCACTTCTTCCATCGGCAGACCTAATAACCTAGCTAAGAGCGAAACCGACGCAGGAGCCCTAAAACAAGCCAGATAGTCCACCAACTCCTCTTCTTGACTGCTCAGGTAATCCAGCTTCAGAGACAGCTTGGCCTTGATGGACGGAGTCAGCGGATGAAACTTCTCCCCTCGCAGGAGCTGCTCAGCATATTCCGACAGGAAGAAAGGGATGCCTTGACTGACCCGATAAATATCCTCAAGGCCTTCTTCAGATATGGCTATCTGACCTGTCTGGGCTTGCAAGTAAGCTGCACTATCCTTAAAATTCAGCGGCTGCAGCTCAATAAAGCCCAGCTTATTGCGTATCAGCAGGTGATTGAAAAAATGTTCCAAATAAGAAGGGGTGCTCAGATGCTTGGTCAGCACAAAGGCCACAGGATAGCCGGTCAAATGATTCATAACCTGCTCTAGGACAGCAACACTGGCCTTATCCATCCAGTGACAGTCCTCAATCAAGATTATCAAAGCTTTTTTCTTAGAAATCTTCTGCAGAATATCCACCACAAACTGAGCCAGCTTGTCCGCATCCAACTGAAGACTAGAAGCGCCGCCTGTCAAAATGGGAAAATAACTCTCCAAAATGACCTGCCACTGGCTGATAGAGAGAATCTGGTGCTGAATAACCAAGTCGCCCAGACCGTCCAGCAAGCCACGCCAAGGCTGGAGCTCTGCCTTCATCTCTTCCTTGAAGCACTCAGCCATGACAATCTGGAAATACTTGGTCTGGTTGGCCAGTACTTGACGAGTCACTGTCCGCTTTCCAATACCAGTACCACCGACTAGAACCAGAGCACGCGCCTCCTGAGTCTCTATCACTTTAGAGAAATAAGATTCCAAGCGCTTGATTTCATCGACCCGCCCGAAAAAGTGGTCCGTATTGCGCAGAAACTGCTTGGTCTTGCGCTCGCTACGGTCCTTGGCAAGCACCTCATGATATAGTTGCTGGATAGGTTCCGTAGGGCTAATACCCAGTTCCTTATCCAAAATATTGACCAATTTGTAGTAAGTCTCTATCACTTTGCCAGGCCGATCATTATCCTGATAGAGCTTCATGAGCAGATGGTAGTTTTTCTCATCAAACTCATCAATGCTGATCAAGCGGCGCAAATTCCGCTCAGCCCCTTCCAAATCCAGCCGGTCTTTTTCTGTTTCCAGCTGTTGGTAGCAGGCTTGGATATAAAGTTGCTCATATCGGGTCCGCATCTTAGACACCCAATAATCAAAGGCCTCGCTGTCCTTGAGATAGAAGCCCTGCAGAAAATCACCCTGATAGAGAGACAGATGCTCTGCAGGATGGTTCGTAAAAAGTTCTACATCACTTTCAATCGCACACTCGGTATTAAGCGACAGCACAGTCCGGTTAGGAGCGACAATCCACTCCCCTCCTAGTAGCTTGTTAGCTTGATAAATGGTATTGCGCAGATTCTTTTTGGCAGTCTGATTATCCTTGTTTTCCCAGAGGATTCCTGCAATCTCCTCCCGATTGACTGCACCATTGATGTGGAGATAGTAAAGCAGAGCATTGATTTTGGCAAAAGGAAAAAAGACTTCCTCCTGATTGAGAAAGACACTCGGACTTCCCAGCAATTTCAACCTCAACAGATCTTTCGTCATGCAAACGCCTCCAAGAAACCTTATAGAACTAATATAAACAAAAAGAGACAGTTTGGCAAGTAAAGTATTATACCAGCCCTTAATTTCCAGTTTTTAAATTGGTTTTATTTAGGATTTTTTTGTTATACTAGGATGAAAATAAAATTTTAGAAAGTTACTTATGAAGAAAAATATTGTTCTTTTCATTTTTCTCCTTCTGAGCGCGATTGGCTTAGAATACGAGACACAAGCCTATACTACTGGCAGTATGTCAGGTACTTCCTATGGGATTGTCGGACTGTCAGCCCTCTTGGCTCTGCTCTATATCGTCCCTGCCCTGCTTTTGATTCGTCAACTGGGAAAAAAATGGCAGACGCCTGCACTTAGCCTTGGGGTAGCTCTGCTAGGTGGCCTTTTCATTTCTGGCTGGACCTCTGGCTTGGCTAATACCTATATCCACGAGTGGGTTAGCACCAGCTTCCCAAATACTCTGCTCAGTGACCTAGAAAATGCTATCGCAGCTCCGCTGGTTGAAGAACCCCTCAAGCTGTTGGCAGTTGCCTTTGCTGTCTATCTAGTGCCCGTCAAAAAGCTCAAATCCTTTTTGCTGCTGGGCATTACGGCTGGCATGGGCTTTCAGATTAGCGAAGATTTCTCTTATATCCTCTCTGACCTGCCCGAAGGCTTCTCCTTCACCATCTCTGGGATTCTAGGACGTATCACTGGCGGCATTGCCTCTCACTGGCTCTACACCGCCCTAACCACTCTCGGTCTGGCTCTCATGCTACGCTATGCCAAAACTCAGAAAAATTATTTCCGAGTGGGGCTCTTCTACTTCCTAGCAGCCTTCGTTCTCCACTTCTTCTGGAATTCACCGCTGACTGCTATCGAAACGGACATCCCAATCATCGTACCTGCCATGACTGCTCTGGCTGTCTTTATCTTTTACCAAGCCTACCGAACAGCCCATAAAATCGACCAAGAAGAATTGGAAGTAGAATAATTTCAAAAAACGACCGTTATGGCCGTTTTTTTGTTGCAGGAAAATATTTTCCCAATATTTATATTTGAATCATAGTAATAGATTGCCAACATTTGAATTTTCTAGTTTTTATAAGTATATACATAAATCACCTTTCATACTCTATAATTCATCCCACAACTTCACCTCAACCCCTCTTCCCATCGCATTTCTACCACATTCTACCCCTGCTCTTTCCTTAAAGAAATGTTAACATTTTCTTAAAACTAACTTATATTAGGAATTTTTAAGCCGCAGTCTGTATACTTTCTACAAATCATCTAAGAAAGAGGTATGGATATGGATTATCTAGTGATTCCGGCCTATGAGCCTGATTATAATCTTATTAAGCTGATAAAAAAAATTCACCATAAGAGTGATTTTCATATCATTGTTATCGATGACGGCAGCTCATCTAAATGCCAGATAGTCTTTGAGCAGGCGGAGCAGTACGCGACTGTGCTTCGTCATCAGGTCAATCAAGGCAAGGGGCAAGCGCTGAAAACTGCTTTTACCTTTATCCAAGCACTGAAGATATACGGAACGGTGGTAACAGCAGATGCGGATGGCCAGCACAAGGTCTGGGATATTTTCCGCGTAGCGGCCAAAGCTTCTGAAAATCCCAATCGGCTGATTCTGGGAGCACGCGCATTTGCTGGCAAGGTGCCTCTGCGCAGCCGCTTCGGCAATAGTCTGACTCGGGCTTTCTTCAGGCTTCAGACTGGCGTGGGTGTCTCCGATACTCAGACAGGCTTGCGAGCCTTTACGACCAACATGATCCCATTTATGCTAAAGGTAGAGGGCCAGCGCTATGAGTATGAAATGAACATGCTCTTAGAATCCAGCAAGGAATATCCCATTTTGGAAGTGCCCATTGAGACGGTCTATATCAATGACAATCAAGGCTCCCACTTCCGGCCGATTCGGGATGGGCTCATGATTTATAAAAATATTTTTAAATTCGCTCTGACTTCTCTCAGCAGTTTCGTCGTTGACTACATCGTCTATGCTCTGGCTCTCTTGTTTTTAGCCGCTGTGCCGACCAGCCTGAGAATTCTTTTAGCTAACGGAATTGCCCGCGTGACCAGCTCAATATTTAACTATTCGACCAATAAAAGGCTGGTCTTTAAGAACGACGACAGTATACTCAAGACAGGAACTGGCTATTTCAGCCTAGCTGTGGTGCTCTTTATCCTAGATACACTGCTGATTCGCCTCTTCTACGCTGTCTTTGGTCTTAATCTTCTGATTGTCAAAATCATCGTCGGCATTTTACTCTTCACCGTCTCCTGGATGGTCCAAAAGAGATTTATTTTTAAGGAAAGGACACACACCGTATCATGAAATTTTTAAAGAAACGCTATGCCTATGCCTCCATTTTCGGGCTGCTTCTGACAGCTTCTTTCAGCTACTCCATGCTGAAAACCTTTGTCATCGCAGAGACCATTTCCACGGTTTCAAGTACGAGTTCGTCGTCCAATGCCGAGGCTGCCAGCAAGGCTGCGGAAACAGCGACTGTGACGGATACCAGTTATTCAGACGACAACATCTCGGTCACGTTGACTGAAAAGACCGTCAGCAACACCCAGGTCTACATCGCTGATGTGACCGTCAGCTCATCAGAATACCTGAAAACGGCCTTTGCCCAAAACACCTACGGAAACAATGTCACCGCCAAGACCTCAGAAACGGCTGCTAACAACAATGCCATCCTAGCGGTCAATGGCGACTACTATGGAGCCAACACAACTGGCTATGTCATCCGCAATGGCGCCGTCTACCGCGATACCGTCCGAGAAGACTCCAGCAATGGTGATTTGGCTATTTACAAAGACGGCTCCTTCAAGATTATCTATGAAAATCAAGTCTCTGCCGATCAACTGGTTAAAGACGGCGTGGTTAATCTCTTGGCCTTCGGCCCATCTCTTGTAGAAAATGGTGAAATTGTCGTTGATACCAACTCCGAAGTCGGCCAGTCCATGTCTTCCAATCCTCGGACAGCTATCGGTATCATTGATGAAAACCACTATATCATCATTGTTTCAGACGGACGCACCACAGAAAGCGAGGGGCTTTCCCTCTACCAGATGGCAGAAATCATGAAGTCTTACGGTGTCAAGACCGCTTATAACCTTGATGGCGGCGGCTCCTCTACACTTTACTTTAACGGTCAGGTCATTAACAAACCTACAACCAACGGAAACACTATCTCAGAAAGGTCGGTGAGTGATATTGTCTACATCGGTTACTAATCCCAGCAAAAAACGTTTTAGAAAAACAGCCCTCATCTACGCACTATTAACTATTTTCTTCTTTTCATTCAGCAGAATCTATGAATCATTCAGCTTCGGCGAAACATCTAGCCACATGCACTATCTATTTGCCATTCCTCTAGCGGGCGGAATCCTACTCCTGCTCTTCATGAAGGTCATCCCTAACCTCTCTCGGCTCAGCCTCAACCTCTGGAACTCAGCTGTAGCCATTATGACAGCCGGTATGCTCTTCCGTGGCATCGTCAACCTATCTGGCCGCTCCACGACGCTGGATATGCCTTATTGGTACGTAGGAACGGCCTTTGCAGCTCTGGCACTACTCTCCATGGTCTTTACTCGAAGTGAATGGAATAAAGAATGCCAAGCACAGCCAATACCCAGCAAAAAAGAAGACGCAGAACTAAGTCGCCCTGAAACCTACAGTCAAGTATAAACCAAAAAACCTCAGAAAAATCTGAGGTTTTTATTGTAGTGATAATATTTCTGTTTCTTCATTACTATGAGCCGTTAAAAAAATTTGCTTTTTCATTCACACTCATAAACATCACCCGTCAGCGGGTCAATGACTTCTGCTAGCTTAAAGTGTCCCTGCTCATAATGGTAATGACAAATGGCGCAGTTGCCAAAGCGTACCTTGGGGTCGAGGTCTTGAGCCGCAATCTTGAGATAGAAGGCCCACATGGCACCGCCGTGGCTGACGGCCAAGACTGGCTCTGCATCCGCCTGCTCCATGACCTCAGTCAGAGTGACTAGCACGCGCTCACCGACTTGGTCCACACCTTCTCCGCCATAGGGGACGAAGAGGTCTTCAAAAGAGGTAGCTCCTGGCCGAAATTTCGGTTGCAGGCGTTCGGGCTGAGCTTCAAAAAGACCAAAGCTCCATTCTTTAATGCCCTTAAGGCGAGTATAGTCGGTCCGGCCAGAGACAAGTTCCAGCGTATCAGAAGCCCGCTCCTGAGTAGAAGAGTAGAGACGTCCAAAACGAATGCCCCGCTCTTTCAAATAAGCTCCTGCCTGCCGGGCCTGTTCCTGCCCCAGTTCAGTCAAAGGAGAGTCGCAAGCTCCCTGCACCAAGCCTTCTTGATTGAAAAAAGTCTGACCGTGCCGCATCAAGTATAAATCTTTCATTTATTTTTCCTTCCAGTTGCTAAAATCGTGACCAATCACTTTTTCTAGGTAAAATTGGTCATGTTCAAAAGTAAACTTCAAAATACCGCAATTGGTCATGTGACCTAGACTTTCCAGACGCCAGTTTTTCTGCCAAGCTCTGGCAAAATTGGCCATAGCTGCGCCATGAGAGACCATGAGCACGGACTGGCCATCTGTCTCTTGCATGAGCTTGAGAACGGTCGCAGCCATGCGCTCCCTGACCTGATCTTGTGATTCACCGCCATAGGTCACAAAGAAATCTCCATAGGGCAGGGGCGGATTAAGATCCTCGCTTTCCCCTTCAAAAGTGCCAAAGTTCCACTCCTTGAGTCCCTTGACACGCTTATAGGGAATCTTACCGTCCGTTACCAATTCCAAGGTATCACAGGCCCGCTCTTGAGTAGAGCTATAAGCATCATCAAAAGTAATTCCGGCATCCTTAAAATATTGCCCTGCCACCTTGGCTTGATAGATGCCAAAATCAGTAAGAGGAGCATCACACCAACCCTGCACCTTATGGCGTAGGTTGAAAAGCGTCTGGCCATGCCGCATCAGATAAAGAGATTTTGCAATCATTCATATCTCCTTTAGATGAGTTCTAACTTTTCAAAGGCCTTGTAGAGACCGTCTTGGCTGACCGAGTCTGTCACCAGATCGGCCATAGCCTTGATTTCCGCTCCGCCATTTCCCATAGCGACCCCGACCTGACAATAGTCCAGCATAGGAATATCAACCTTGGCATCACCGAAAGCCAGAGTATCCGCCTTGTCAGCGTGAAGATTCTTCAGGAGAACCTCAATGGCATGTGCCTTGGTGATGTCTTTAACACCTAGGTCACCAAAGAGATCATGCTCACCTTTGCCACCCCAAGTTCCTGCCTTGAGCTCAGGAAAAGCTGCCTCAGAGTCCAGATGGTCTTGGTAGCTCCTGAGAATAAAGCTGACTTTGTTCAGGTCGTCCCGATAGAGCTCCCCGCCATAAACCAGGCCGTGAAGAGCTTCTTCTGCCTCCATATTTACTACTTTTTCTGGATTAACACCTTTTCCAAGGACGTAGGTCCGAAGCACTGGTCGCGCTGCTTCGCGGAAGCCTTTGCTTGCAAATAGACCGTTATTACTCTCTAGGTAAAACTCTAGCCCCCGCTCTTGAAGCCAGTCGACTAGCCTTTTAGCGACATCTCGCGGAATCAGTTGGTGCAGAATAACCTCCCCCTCATGCTCCACATAAGAACCGTTGCCACCAATCATCCCATCAAAGCCAATATCCCAAATTTCCGGCGGCATCTCAGCCTTGCTGCGACCTGTGCAGACATAAACCAAATGTCCCTTTTCCCGTGCCTTGCGAATGGCGACAACAGCAGACTCCGGTATATGATTATCATAGTCGATGATGGTCCCGTCCACATCCAGAAAGATGATTTTTCTTGTCATAAAGCCCTCTCCTCCTTGCATTTACCGATTACTTTATTCTAATAATCCAATCTGGCAAATGCTTTCTTCATTTTTTACAAATTCTCTCATTCTGACCCAGCTCTATTTTATAAAGGCTCCATCCTATTATATATCTTTTCGAAAGCCTTTTCCTATAGAATTATCAGAGATATTGGTACTATCCTTTCTTTATTTAGAGAAAAAACAAGAAGGACAGCTTTTAATCAGCTTGTTCCTTCTGCTTTTTTATTTCCCAGCTTATCTACTCATCCCCTGCTTCAAACAGCCAAAGTTTGGAATCAAAGTCATAGCTCGGCTTTTGCCCAGAATCCTCTAAAAGCTGACCGCTGGAAGCGTCCGTGGTAACCAGCCCAACTCGCATAAGCTCAGCCCCCGTATAGGCACGCCCCTCTAGCCGATAGACCTTATCCACAGCCAGTCCTTTCAGTTGCAAGCGCTGATGAGAACGATTGACTTGATTGAGGACCTTGAAAGTGCCTAAAAGTGCCGTGTTCTGATCCTGACTGACAACCATCCAAGCTGTCTGCCCATCTCCCTTAAAGGGCGACTGCAGTCGATAAAAAGTTCCATTATGAATTAGCTCTCGATGGCGCTTGTAAAAAGCTATCTGTTCCCTGACTTCAGCCAATTCTTCTGGACTTAGCTGATTAAGATCCAGCTCATAGCCAAAGGAACCGAAAAAGGCGACATTGCCCCGCGTCTTCAACGGAGTCAGACGATTGGTCTGATGATTGGGCACGATGGAGACATGGGCTCCCATGGACGAAAGAGGGTAGAGAAGACTGGTTCCATACTGGATTTTCAAGCGCTCAATCGCATCCGAATCATCACTGGTCCAAGCTTGAGGAGCATAGTAGAGCATACCTGGATCAAATCGGCCTCCACCTGAAGAGCACGACTCAAATAACAAGCTTGGATACCGACTGATTAAACGCTCATACAAGTCATAAACACCCAAGACATAGCGGTGAAAAATCTCTCCTTGCTGATCAGCTGGCCAGGCAGCTGAGAAGACATCCGTCAGAGGGCGATTCATATCCCATTTGATATAATCCAGCTGCGCTTCCTCGATAATCGCTGACAGACGCTCAAAAATCTCATCCACTACTTCCGGCCGAGAATAGTCCAAAACAAACTGGTTCCGACCATGGTGGGGCTGTCTATCTGGCACTGCCAGCAGCCAGTCAGGATGAGTTCGGTAGAGTTGGCTGTCCTTATTGACCATTTCCGGCTCAAACCAAAGACCGAACTTCATGCCTAAACCGTGAATTTGCTCTGCTAGCGAGCCCAGCCCCTGCGGCAGCCTTTCTGGATTGACAAACCAATCACCCAGCCCAGCACGATCGTTAGTCCGCTGGCCAAACCAGCCATCATCTAACACAAAGAGCTCCACCCCTACTTCCTGAGCCTTTTCAGCAAGCTCCAGCAGCTGATCCTCACTAAAGTCAAAATAGGTAGCTTCCCAGTTATTGATGAGCACAGGACGCGCTCGCTCGCGCCAGTAACCCCTAGCTAGTCGTCGACGAAATAGCTGATGAAAGGCTTGACTCATACCGTTGAGGCCCTGCTCAGAATATACCAGCAGAGCTTCTGGACTGGTAAAGGACTGGCCCGCAGCCAGCTTCCACTCAAAGCCAAAAGGATTGATGCCTAGCTGCATCCGTGTCACATCATAGGTATCCACCTCAGCCTGAATGAGAAAATTGCCTGAATACACCAAGGCCGCTCCTAGCACTGGACCTGAAAATTCCGTCGTTTCCGATCGCTTAAGAGCCACAAAAGGATTGTGGTGGGGACTGGAAATGCCGCGGGTTGACTCAATAGACTGAATCCCCTGCTGAAGCGGTCGCTCCTTGATATGGCGTTCCCGGGCCCATGCTCCCGATAGCTGCAGCCAGTCATAATCAGCATCTGGCAGATCCAGCGACAGACTAGCTAGGGATTCCAAATAGCAAGTTTCCCTACCTTGATTAATCACTTTGCTGGAGCGAGCGATAACCGGCCAATCAGCAAAAATCGTATAAAACAGCTGAACTTCCACTTCTGTCAACTCATCTCGCAGGGTCAAGATAAGAGTCTTAGCCTCCGTTTGAATCTCTGTATAAGTAGCGGGCAGCCCCTCTAAAGCTGGCTTACCATCTACCATCTGATGACTGACATAGACAAAGTCAGTAATACGCGAGCCATTTTCCTGCCGCAGACAGATAGCGGGATGGCGAAAGTCTGTCGTGCCGTATTCTGGAAATTCCTGCCGTACATGCTCCAAAGAATAGCGTAAATCCCCTTCTTTCCGATAGGTTGTCATGGGCCGATGCTGCAGCTCCACCAGATAAGAATAATCCCGCTCCGGAACCGCCGCTCCGTAGTATAGCTGCAAGAGTTTACCATCCTCCGAAACCCGAAAGATATAAGAAACCTCGTCGTTAGTCAGATGAAATTGCCTGCACTCTTCCTTAAACAAAATACTCGCCTTATTCATGACCTTCTCCTTTCACATTCTGCAATCACGCTTCCCCTTTCATTATAAAAAAGGCCACCCCTTTTGGTAAGCCTTTCTTTCTAGTATTATTTATCCAAATGTGACTTTTTACAGCTCCTGTCCCAGATGAGAGCTAGCCTTGCGAAAATTCAAGGGCGACTGGCCACGCGCCTTTTTGAAGGCTTTTGAAAAGCTCTGTGTTCCAGCAAAGCCTGTCTTACTGGCAATCTCTTCCACCGAAAGCTGGCTGCTCGTCAGCAAATCAGCTGCCATATTGAGCCGCAAATCATTACTGTACTCCTTAATCCCCTTGCCTACTTCATCCTTGAAAAGCCGAGATAGGTAGGAAGGATGCAGAGCCAATTTCTGAGCTAACTCCTGTACAGATAGACTTTCTGGCAGATGACTGCTCAGCAGTTCCAAGACCTGCTGGACATAAGGATTGACTCGACGACTTTCCGTGATTAAAGATGTCTGCTTAAGACGTTGGGACAAGAGCTCTAGAAAGCGATAAACTTGCCTTTGCAGAGCTAGTTCAGCTGTTATTCCGCTGCCCTCATAGGCCAGACTTTCAAAGACCAAGGCCTTAAATTCCTGCAAAGAAGGCAACTCAAAAGACCATTGGCCAGACTGTAGTCCCAGAGCCTGTAGATAACGAGGCAAGAGGTGCCCACCCAGTCCCATCCAGACATAAGACCATGGCTCTTCTCCATCAGCCTGATAAAAGACCGACTGACCCGGTGGCACCACAAAGCCCTGCCCTTCCTGCAAATCATAGCGCTGATTGCCAACGGAGTAAGTCCCCCGTCCCTCCAGTACGATATGAATGACATAAACATCCCGAACAGCCGGCCCAAAGCTATGATGGGCTTCCGTTTTTGAATAACCACAGAAGGCAAAAAAACAATCTTCTTGGCCAAACTGCATAGACTTAACCAAGGTCAGCGAATGCTCCATCAGCTCCTCCTTAGATTTGGATAAAATTTTTATCCTTATTATAAAACAAAAACCACTAAACAGCAACTGAATCTGATTAGTGGTTTCTTCATTCATCTTAAAAAGATTGTACAGATGGATTATGATTAAAGAGAGCATGAGTAGCCTTATAGATATGGTAGGCTGTTGCAGCATTATTCATAGTGTAAAGGTGTATGCCCGCCACATCCTGGGTCACCAAGTCAACAATTTGGTCCACAGCATAAGCCAGACCTGCTGCTCTCAGAGACTCTGGGTCATGTTCGTACTTATCCAGAATAGCCCGGAATTTTCTTGGCAGCTTGATATTCTCGCAGGTCTTGAGCAGGCGCAGAGCCTGATTACGATTGAGAATCGGCATAATCCCAGCATGGATAGGCACTTCAATACCGGCTAAAATACACTTGTCCTGAAAATCATAAAAGCGCTCATTGTCAAAGAAAAGCTGGGTCACCAAACTAGAACAGCCAGCATCCACCTTTTTCTTGAGATTTTGAATATCCGAAATTTGATTTGGAGAATCCGGATGGCCCTCTGGATAGCAGGCTCCGACGATGTTAAAGTGCGGCGCTTCTGTCTTGATGTATTCTATCAAGTCAGTCGCATAGGTGAAATCATCCTTAGGCGCTACATCTGGAAAAATATCCCCTCGCAAAGCTAAAATCTGATGGACACCAACCCGATCCAAAGACTGCAAGATATTGGACACCATATCCTTGGTCAGATAGACCGCAGGTAGGTGAGCAATCGTTGGAATCTTGAGGTCGTTGGCGATGAACTCCGTCAAACGAACCGTTGTCTCCTCAATGTCAAACTTATTATTGCTGGCTGTCACACTGATAAAGTGAGGAGCCA
This window of the Streptococcus sanguinis genome carries:
- the metF gene encoding methylenetetrahydrofolate reductase [NAD(P)H], with amino-acid sequence MVRRHTPSLSFEVFPPNPAVGNDKIFQALREMQDLAPHFISVTASNNKFDIEETTVRLTEFIANDLKIPTIAHLPAVYLTKDMVSNILQSLDRVGVHQILALRGDIFPDVAPKDDFTYATDLIEYIKTEAPHFNIVGACYPEGHPDSPNQISDIQNLKKKVDAGCSSLVTQLFFDNERFYDFQDKCILAGIEVPIHAGIMPILNRNQALRLLKTCENIKLPRKFRAILDKYEHDPESLRAAGLAYAVDQIVDLVTQDVAGIHLYTMNNAATAYHIYKATHALFNHNPSVQSF
- a CDS encoding AraC family transcriptional regulator, translating into MNEETTNQIQLLFSGFCFIIRIKILSKSKEELMEHSLTLVKSMQFGQEDCFFAFCGYSKTEAHHSFGPAVRDVYVIHIVLEGRGTYSVGNQRYDLQEGQGFVVPPGQSVFYQADGEEPWSYVWMGLGGHLLPRYLQALGLQSGQWSFELPSLQEFKALVFESLAYEGSGITAELALQRQVYRFLELLSQRLKQTSLITESRRVNPYVQQVLELLSSHLPESLSVQELAQKLALHPSYLSRLFKDEVGKGIKEYSNDLRLNMAADLLTSSQLSVEEIASKTGFAGTQSFSKAFKKARGQSPLNFRKASSHLGQEL